One genomic window of Gammaproteobacteria bacterium includes the following:
- a CDS encoding DUF1156 domain-containing protein, translating to MPNDRAFIETQFPVARLSAEAYKERKAVAGQTLTGLGK from the coding sequence ATGCCCAACGACCGCGCCTTCATCGAAACCCAATTCCCTGTTGCCAGACTCTCCGCCGAAGCCTACAAGGAACGCAAGGCCGTCGCCGGCCAGACGCTGACCGGCCTGGGCAAGT